A region from the Coffea eugenioides isolate CCC68of chromosome 9, Ceug_1.0, whole genome shotgun sequence genome encodes:
- the LOC113782509 gene encoding serine/threonine-protein phosphatase 7 long form homolog, whose translation MAGFEGVLESGYMITDHALITSLVERWRPETYTFYLSVGEVIVILQDVEVLWGLHIDGPPVTEIDTSRTVQEWGLLCEELINFSPMLSDFDGQRFKLECLSRALDTELSVDDLDVECR comes from the coding sequence ATGGCAGGATTTGAGGGGGTACTAGAGAGTGGATATATGATAACTGATCATGCTCTGATCACCAGTTTGGTGGAACGATGGCGGCCCGAGACTTATACCTTTTATCTATCCGTAGGAGAGGTTATAGTGATTTTGCAGGATGTAGAGGTCCTATGGGGACTACACATCGATGGTCCTCCAGTGACAGAGATAGATACATCTCGTACTGTCCAAGAATGGGGACTCTTATGTGAGGAGCTTATTAATTTTTCTCCTATGCTGTCAGACTTTGATGGACAAAGGTTTAAATTGGAGTGTTTATCCAGAGCATTAGATACAGAGTTGTCAGTCGATGATTTGGATGTCGAATGTAGATAG